A stretch of DNA from Streptomyces xanthii:
TCGCAGTACGACCCGCGCCGGCCGGCCGCGTTCTTCAGCGCCCCGCGCTCCCGCGGCACGAGCCTGCTGACCGCGCCGGTCGTCGCGCTCACCGCCTCCACGACCGTGCTGCGCGTGGTCCTGACCGTGCTGTCCTCGGCCGCGCTCTACGCCTCGTTCCGGGTGTGGCGGCCGCTGCTCGGGACGCGGGTGACGGCGCTCGCGGCGCTGCTGTTCGCGAGCCTGTGGATCACGGTGCTGTCCGGCCCGATGGCCATGCCCAACCTGTGGGTGGCGTTCGGCGCGGTCGGCGCCGTCGGCTGCTTCCTGCGCGGCCGGGGCGTCCCGCTGGCCTGCTGCGTCGCGGGGGTGGCCCTGTTCCGGGCGCCGGACGCGGTGTGGCTGGTGCTGCCGATGGCGGTGTGCGCCGCGGCGGCCCGGGGGCGGCGGCGGATGCTGCCGTTCCTCGCGGCGGGGCTCGCCGCCGGGCTCGCCCAGTGGATCGTCGAGGCGTACGCGCGCTGGGGCGGCGTCCGCGCCCGCCTGCACGTGTCCAGCGCGACCGAGGGCGACCTCGGCCTCCACCCGAACCTCGGCACGGCCTGGCACGCCCTGAACGGACCGCTCCTGTGCCGCCCCTGCACGAGCGGCCCGCCCGACCTGCCCTTGACGTCCCTGTGGTGGCTCGCCCTCCCCCTGCTCGCGGCGGCGGCCGTCCTCCTGACCTGGCGCGACCGCCGGCGCGGACGGAACGCGCCGACGGCCCCGATCGTGCTGTGCGTCGCCTGCGCCGCCGCGCTCGGCGTCTCGTACCTGCTGCTCATCGGGTACTCCGCGCCGCGCTTCCTCGTCCCTGCGTACGCGCTCCTTGCACTGCCCGTCGCCACGGTGGCGGTGCGGATCGCCCGGCCACGGGTGCTCGCCGCGCTGGTCGTCGCCGTGTGCGCGGTGCAACTCTGCGGGCAGTTCCTGGTGCTCGGCCGGCAGACGGCCGAGACGGCGGCGAAGGACGCCCGCTACGTGGCGGCCGCCCGCGGGCTGCGCTCACTCGGGCTGACACCGCCGTGCCTGGTCACGGGCCCGCGCGCCCTGCCCATCGCCTACGCCGCCGGCTGCGCGTCCGCGCAGCTCACCGGCAACAACGCCTCCACCACCCGGGCCGGACTGCTGCGCCGGGCGGCCCTGGTGCCGACGGCCCTGCTCACCTCACGCGGGCAGCGGCCGCCGCACCACGCCCGCGACTGGACCCCGTACGAGCTGCCGGGCACCCCCGGCTGGACGGCCTGGAAGGCGCCCGGCCGGGAGCAGCTGCCTCCCGGCCCATAGCGCCTTCCGTGCCCTCTGTGCCCTCCGCTGCTCGCGCACCCGCCGCTACTCGGCCCGGAGCGCGGCGAGCTGCTGCTCGAAGGGGACGACCTGGAAGCCGTCCGCCGGGTCGACCGAGGTGATCGCGCCGTGCAGCGAGCGGGGCGCGATCGCCGCCGCCGTGTCCACGTCCGGGGTGCCCGGGCGGGGCACCGCGGCGGCCGGGGCCAGGAAGCGGGCCAGTTCGGCGCCCGCCCGGGCGATGCGCCGGTCCAGGCCCTCGTCGCCCCAGTCCTCCGAGGCCGCGTAGACCGCGGTCGGCAGGACGAGGGCCCTCAGGTACGTGAACAGCGGGCGCAGGGCGTGCTCGGTGACGAGCGAGTGCCGGGCGGTGCCGCCGGTCGCGCCGACGAGCACCGGCTTCCCGGTGAGCGCGTCCTTGTCGATGACGTCGAAGAACGACTTGAACAGTCCGCTGTACGACGCCGAGAACACCGGCGACACGGCGATCAGGCCGTCCGAGGCCGCCACCGCGTCGAGCGCGGCGGCGAGCCGGGAGGACGGGAACCCGGTGACGAAGTGCTGGGCTATCTCCGTCGCCAGGTCCCGCAACTCGATGACCTGCACGTCGATGTCGCTCCCGGCGTGCTCCCGGGTGGCGGCGGCCAGCCGGTCGGCGAGCAGCCGGGTGGAGGACGGGGCGCTCAGCCCCGCCGAGACGACGACGAGCTTCATGCGCTCTTGACCTCCTCGTTCTTGGCCGCGACACGGGCGGCGTGGGTGGGGGCGTCCGGCACGTTCGCCGGCTTGAGGTTCGCGAACTCCTTGCGCAGCACCGGGACGACCTCCTCGCCGAGCAGGTCGAGCTGCTCCAGGACCGTCTTGAGCGGCAGGCCCGCGTGGTCCATCAGGAACAGCTGGCGCTGGTAGTCGCCCACGTAGTCACGGAACGACAGGGTCCGCTCGATGACCTCCTGCGGGGAGCCGACGGTCAGCGGCGTCTCGCGGGTGAACTCCTCCAGCGAGGGGCCGTGGCCGTAGACCGGCGCGTTGTCGAAGTAGGGGCGGAACTCACGCACCGCGTCCTGCGAGTTCTTGCGCATGAACACCTGGCCGCCGAGGCCGACGATCGCCTGCTCCGGGGTGCCGTGCCCGTAGTGGGCGTAGCGCTGCCGGTACAGGTTCACCATCTGCTTGGTGTGGCTGGCGGGCCAGAAGATGTTGTTGTGGAAGAAGCCGTCGCCGTAGTACGCGGCCTGCTCGGCGATCTCCGGGGAGCGGATGGAGCCGTGCCAGACGAACGGCGCGACGCCGTCGAGCGGGCGCGGGGTGGACGTGAAGGACTGGAGCGGCGTGCGGAACTTTCCCTTCCAGGTGACGACGTCCTCGTCCCACAGGCGGCGGACCAGCGCGTAGTTCTCGATCGCGAGGTCGATGCCGTCGCGGATGTCCTTGCCGAACCAGGGATAGACCGGCCCGGTGTTGCCGCGGCCCATCATCACGTCGACCCGGCCGTCCGAGACGTGCTGGAGCATCGCGAAGTCCTCGGCGATCTTCACCGGGTCGTTCGTGGTGATCAGGGTCGTGGACGTGGAGAGGATCAGGTTCTCCGTGCGGGCGGCGATGTAGCCGAGCATCGTCGTCGGGGACGACGGGACGAACGGCGGGTTGTGGTGCTCACCGGTCGCGAAGACGTCCAGGCCGACCTCCTCCGCCTTCTGCGCGATCGCGAGCATCGCCTTGATGCGCTCGTGCTCGGTCGGGGCACGGCCGGTCGTGGGGTCGACGGTGACGTCACCGACGGTGAAGATCCCGAACTGCATTTCGCTCACCCTCCGGGTTGTTGACGATTCAACTATACCCCGGAACGTGAGACCCCGGCGAGCTATTCCCGCACCCCTCCCCGAGACCCCGAGCAGACCCCCGCCGACCGCGCCTCACCCCCTCAGACCCGGCGCCCCGTCGCCGCCAGCAGCCGCACGAACGGATCCGCCGAGGCCGCCACCTCCACCTCCGCCCCGAACACGTTCATCCGCCGCGCCGTCGGCCCCAGCTCCGACACCGCCGCGATCAAAGGCCCCACCACCTCCGCGGGGGCCTCATAGCGCTGATCCGTCGCCCGCGCCAGATCCCACGCGTGCACCGTCAGATCCAGCAGCGCCATGGAGCCCACCAACCGGGCCGGCATGTTCATCGCCCCGGCCGTCCCCTCCTCCGCCCCGGGCCGCGACCACGCCGCGACCAGCGCCGACGCCTCCCGCGCGAACCGGTCCCGCCAGCCCGCCGCGTCCTCCCCCACGAAATCCGGCGCCCCCGAGAAGTCCGACTCCCCCTTCGCCGCGAGCGCCTGGAACTGCACCAGCACCTGGATCAGATGGTTGACCAGGTCCTTCACCGTGTACTGCGCACACGGCGTCGGCCGCTCCAGGTCTCCGTCCGCGATCGCGGCCACCACGGGCACCGCCCGCCCCGCCGCCCGCTCCATCAGCTCACCGACACCGAACGCCGGCTCCGCCGGCCCGACCGTCTCCCGCTCGTCACTGTCCATACCCCGACCGTACGAACGCCAGGGCGCCCGGCTCTTGAAGAAACGCGGCACTGTCAGTGGCCCGCCGTACGATCCCGGCATGGAACGCGACCGCGGCCGCGCCGAGGACCAGGGCCAGGACACACGGGGCATCGTCGACCCCGCCGCCCTGCTCACCCGCGTCCGCTTCCGCCGGCTCCCGCCCGCCGAACCCCTGCGCCCCTACATCGAGCACTACTGGCTGATCGACTGGGACCTCCCCGCCCCCTACGCCTCCCACATCGTCCCGCACCCCGCCGTGCACCTCACCTTCCAGTGGGACGAGAACGAAGGACCGCCCTACGGCGAACTCACCGGCGTCAGCGCACCCGGCCTCTACACCCGCAAGATCGGCGGCCGCGGCCGCGTCTGCGGCGTCAAGTTCCACCCGGGCGCCTTCCGCCCCTTCGCCCCCGAGACACCCGTCTCCCACTGGACCGGCCGCGTCCTGCCCTACGACGCCCTCTTCCCCACCACCGACATCCCCGCCATCGTCGGCCCCGCCGACGACCAGGACCGCGTCGCCGCCCTCGACGCCTACCTGCTCCCCCTGGCCCCGGCCGCCCCCGACCCCCAGACCGAACAGGCCCGCCGCCTCGTCGCCCGCATCCGCACCGACCGCACCGTCCAGCGCGTCGCCGACCTCGCCCACGACGAAGCCATGTCCGTACGCGCCCTGCAACGGCTCTTCGCCGGCCACGTCGGCGTCAGCCCCAAATGGTGCATCCTGCGCTACCGCATCCACGACGCCCTCGAAGCCGCCGCCACCCGCACCACCGTCGACTGGGCCGCCCTCGCCGCCGACCTCGGCTACGCGGACCAGGCCCACCTCGTCCGCGACTTCACCACCACCATCGGCGTCTCCCCCGCCGCCTACGCGGGCGAGTCACCCTGAGCACCCCGCACCCGGACTACTTCGCGTGAGTGACCGCGTAGATCATCACGAACGCCACGATGTGGATCCCGAAGAGGAAATAACCCAGGTACCACCACATGTACCGCTCCCCCTTCTTCTCCTGCGCCGCCCGCCGCGCGTCGTACTCACGCTGCAGCACGTCCAGCGGATCGGGAGCCGGAGAACCAGGGCCGGCCTGCGTGCCGTCCGACATCGTCACAGCTCCCTGTGCACCTTGGTGTTGGAAGCCTGCGCACGCGGGCGCACCACCAGCAGATCGATGTTCACGTGCGGCGGCCGCGTCACCGCCCAGGTGATCGTGTCCGCGACGTCGTCCGCCGTCAGCGGCTCCGCGACGCCCGCGTACACCTTCTCCGCCTTCTCCCTGTCCCCGCCGAACCGCGTCAGCGCGAACTCGTCCGTCTTCACCAGACCCGGCGCCACCTCGATCACCCGCACCGGCGTCCCCACGATCTCCAGCCGCAGCGTCTCCGCCAGCACGTGCTCCGCGTGCTTCGCGGCCACATAACCGCCGCCGCCCTCGTACGTCGCGTGCCCCGCCGTCGACGACAGGATGACCACCGTGCCGTCACCGGACCCGGTCAGCGCCGGCAGCAGCGCCTGCGTCACGTTCAACGTGCCCAGCACGTTCGTCTCGTACATCTGACGCCACTGCTCCGGGTCACCCGTCGCCACCGGATCCGCGCCCAGCGCCCCGCCCGCGTTGTTCACCAGCACCCCGACCGTCCGGAACGCCCGCGCGAACTCGTCCACCGCGGCCCGGTCCGTCACGTCCAGCCCGTACGCCACCGCGTCGTGCCCCGCCGCCGTGATCTCCTCGGCCAGCGCCTCGATCCGGTCCTTGCGGCGCGCCGTCAGCACCACCCGATAACCCGCCGCCGCCAGCTGCCGCGCCGTCGCGGCACCGATCCCACTGCTCGCACCGGTGACGACGGCGATACGGGACGCGGCTGCGGGGGCCATGGCTGCTCCAGACGGTACGGGCGGACGACGCGCGAACAGGGTCCCGTCCAGAGTACGCGCGCTCAGTCACCCCGCGGCGCGTACATGATCACCGCCATCCCCACCAGACAGATCACCGCACCCACCACGTCCCACCGCGACGGCCGGTACCCGTCCGCGACCATCCCCCACGCGATCGACCCCGCCACGAACACCCCGCCGTACGCCGCCAGGATCCGCCCGAACTCCCCGTCCGGCTGCAACGTCGCCACGAACCCGTACAACCCGAGCGCGATCACCCCCACCCCCACCCACACCCAGCCCCGCTGCTCCCGCACCCCCTGCCACACCAGCCACGCACCCCCGATCTCGAACAACGCGGCCAGCACGAACAGCACGACAGAACGGGCGACGACCATGCCCACAGCGTCCCACGTGCGAGTCACACCCCCACGCCCCGCGCATCACGCCACACCCCAGGTGGAACACCGCCCCCATGAATCTCACCGCCACCGCCCTCACCACGGCACTCGCCACAGCCGCCCTCCTCCTCACCACCACACCGGCAGCCCCGCACACCGCCGCCGACGGCAACGCGCCCGAGGCCGACCTCGCCCACCACGGCACCGCCACCCTCACCCCCGGCCGCACCACCCTCCACCTCACCCCGCAGAACCACGGCCCCGCCGACATCCCCGACGCCACCGTCCGCCTCACCTGGAGCACCCCCCTCGCCGACGCCCAGACCCTCCCCCCGGCCTGCCTGCGCACCGGCCCCCACTCCCTCGCCTGCCGCACCGGCGCCCTCCCCGCCGACACCACCGGCACCCCCCTCAGCCTCGACCTCCGCCTCGCCGCCACCCCCAGCGAACTCACCCTCACCGTCGACACCGTCTTCACCGGCGGCCCCACCGACCACAACCCCGACAACGACCACCACCGGCTCCTCGTCCTGGACACCGGCGACACGTACACCTTCTGACGCCGCTACGTTGAACCCGTGCCCAAGCCCACCCGCACCGCCCTGCTCGACGACCTCTTCGCCACGTCGCGCCGCTACATGGCCGCCTACGCCCTGTTCAACCAGGCCGTCGCCGACCACCTCGGCCTGCACCCCACCGACCTGCAGTGCCTCAACCTCCTCAGCCTCGAAGCGGCCCCCGTCACCACCGGCCGCATCGCCGAACTCACCGGCCTGACCACCGGCTCCGCGACCCGCCTCGTCGACCGCCTCCAGAAGGCCGGCTACGTCACCCGGGAACGCGACACCACCGACCGCCGCCGCGTCCTCGTCACCCTCGTCCCCGAGAAGACGGCGGAGTTCGGCGCCGTCTGGGACCGCCTCGCCACCGACTGGTCCGCCCTCTTCGAAGACCTCGAAAACTCCGAACTCGCCCTCATCACAGCCCACATGAAACGCACGGTCGCCTTCAGCACCACCCAGATCGAACGCCTCCGCCACCCACACGAGTGAGCCCGATCGAGAATCCGCCCGACACCGGAACACGCTGACTAACGTCGCAGTCGTACAACCACATAGAGCGGCCCCCGGCCGGGATTGCCGTCCCGCCCGAGGGCCTCACCAAGAGGAAGGCTGTAACTTCCCATGGCTGCACGCGAGCCTAGCGCTCCACACCAACTGACGTTCGAGTCCGCCTCGGGCTTCATGGACCTCGAAGTCCCGGAATACTCCTACATGTTTGGGTTTCTGCAGATGGACGGGCATCTGCAACAGGGAACCCGGCAAAGGGGCCGCCTGAGTGCGGAGCTCAACATCCGGGACATCGGCCTCCTGCACAGGTTCCAGGAACTGACGCCCTACAGCAGCAGCGTCACCGAGCGCACTCGGGCCACGAACTTCGCGGCAGAGAGCCACACCGCGACCTGGACCCTCTGCTCCCTCGAGGCTCGCACCCGCATCAATGAGCTCGGACTTCCCTACGGGCGGAAGTCCAAGAAGATCACGCCCCCGCGCGTGCCGTTCTCCCGCCCCGACTACCTGCGAGGCGTCATCGACGCCGACGGCTCGGTCGGCCACACGAAGGACGGCCTGCCGTTCATCTCCCTCACAACGGCCAGCACGGCGATCGCGGTCTACCTGTGCTTCTACACGAAGAAGCTCACCGGCACTTCACGGCATCCCGGCCGCAACGAGCGGGACGGGATCTACAACGTTCTGTACTGGAAGGAGACGGCGCAGGCCCTCTCCGCGCACTTGTACTACCCGGGCTGCTTGTCCCTCGACCGCAAGCGCCAGGCAGCTGAGTCACTCCAGGAGTGGACCCGGCCGGCGGACATGAAGCGCTCCCCGAACCGGCGCCGCTGGAAGGAGTGGGAGGACCGGGTGCTCTTGAAGCACGGTGACGCCTCAGCCGGCGCCGAGGAGCTGGGCCGGTCCGTACAGAGTTGCCACCTGCGCCTCTGGCGGCTCCGCACCGGACAAGTACCGCTCCCCCAGTAGACACACACAGAGGGGCCCGAGCCGTGTGACGGCTCGGGCCCCTCTCGTGTCCGCTCTCAACCCTTCACGCAGACGACCTGCTTCAGCTTCGCCACGACCTCGACCAGGTCACGCTGCTGCTCGATGACCTGCTCGATCGGCTTGTACGCGCCCGGGATCTCGTCCACGACGCCGGAGTCCTTTCGGCACTCCACGCCCCGCGTCTGCTCCTCCAGGTCCCGCGTCGAGAAGCGCTTCTTCGCCGCGTTACGGCTCATCTTCCGACCCGCGCCGTGCGACGCGGAGTTGAAGGACGCCGCGTTGCCGAGGCCCTTCACGATGTACGAACCCGTGCCCATGGAGCCCGGGATGATCCCGTACTCGCCGGAACCCGCGCGGATCGCTCCCTTGCGGGTGACCAGCAGGTCCATGCCGTCGTAGCGCTCCTCGCTGACGTAGTTGTGGTGAGCGCTGATCTCGGGAGCAAACGAAACCTTTGCCTTCTTGAACTCCCTGCGGATGACGTCCTTGAAGAGGTTCATCATCAGGGTGCGGTTGTACCGCGCGTACTCCTGCGCCCAGTACAGGTCGTTCCGGTACGCCGCCATCTGCGGAGTATCGGAAATGAAGACGGCCAGGTCACGGTCGACCAGGTTCTGGTTGTGCGGGAGGCTCTGGGCGACGCCGATGTGATGGTCGGCCAGCTCCTTGCCGATGTTCCGCGATCCGGAGTGCAGCATCAGCCAGACGGAACCAGAATCGCAAACGTTAACTTCTGCAAAGTGGTTGCCCGAGCCGAGAGTTCCCATCTGCTTCCGTGCCCGCCCCTCCCGGAACTTCACCGCGTCCGCGACCCCCTCGAACCGCCCCCAGAAGTCCTCCCACGGGGCCGTCGAGAAGCCGTGCAGGCGGGTCGGGTCGACGGCCTCGTCGTGCATGCCGCGCCCCACCGGGATCGCCTGCTCGATCTTGGAGCGGAGGCGGGACAGGTCGCCGGGGAGGTCGTTCGCGGTCAGGGACGTCTTCACCGCGCTCATGCCGCAGCCGATGTCGACGCCGACCGCCGCCGGGCACACCGCGCCCTGCATCGCGATCACCGAGCCGACCGTCGCGCCCTTGCCGTAGTGGACGTCCGGCATGACGGCCAGGCCCTTGATCCAGGGCAGGGTCGCCACGTTGCGCAGCTGCTGCATCGCCGCGTCCTCGACCGACGTCGGGTCGGTCCACATCCGGATGGGGACCTTCGCCCCCGGCACCTCTACGTATGTCATGAAATCCCCCGATGTCGGGCCCGCGTCCAACCTCGTTGGACCTGAAGTCTGAAAACGCAAATACCGGAGCCAAGGTCGACGAATCGGTCGCCGGACCGGCGTCCACGGCAGTGCGTGCGATAGACATTGTGGTCATCGGCCGCACCAGGGCGGCAACCGAATTAGCCCAGTGAGGAGCCCCCACGGTGCAGCGGAAGTCCTACGCGTACGTGCCCGGTGTCGCCGTGCTCCTGACGGTGCTGCTCGCCGGGTGCACCGGGAGCCCGGACTCGGGTGACGGCGGGGACGACGCGAAGCCGGGCGAGGTCAGCGCGTCGGCGCCGGCGGCGAAGCCGGGCCGGTACCGGACGCTGCCGGAGCCGTGCGCCCAGCCGGAGCGGGCGACGCTGGACGAGATGCTGCCGGGCATCGCGGAGGTTCCGGATCAGCGCCAGCGCGAGAAGGCGTACGAGGGGACGGCTTCGGCCACGTACGACACGGACCGGCGTGTGGGGTGCAGTTGGAAGGACGACTCGGCCGAGGGCGGGGTGCACCGGCTGACGCTGGATTTCGAGCGGGTGGTGTCCTACGACGCGCGGGTGAGTGACGACGCGCGGGCCGAGGGCGTGTACGTGGCGAAGGCGGGTCGGGCCGGTCTCGAGGTGACGCCGACGGAGTCCCCGGAGGGTTCGGCGGGGACGGATTCGGCCTCGCCCGACGCCTCTGGCGCGCCCGGTTCCTCGAAGGGGGCCTCTGCTTCCGCTTCGGGGTCCCCGGCCAAGACGGCCAAGGGCAAGAAGGAGAAGAAGGGGGACGCTGACGCCTCATCGGAGGCGCCGTCCGCCGACGAGGCCGAGCTGGGGCCGCGGCTGCTCGACGATCTGGGGGACGAGGCGTTCCTGAACGATGTCCTGGCGGGGCCGGAGGCGGCGCAGCGGCGGACGGTGACTGTGGTGTTCCGCACGTCCAACGCGTTGGTGACGGTCGAGTACGAGGCGCAGTCGGCGTTGTCCGGAGAGGTGCCGGACAGCAAGGAAATGCAGGACACAGCGCGTGAACTGGCGCGGACGCTGGTGGGGAAGTTCGGGGAGTAGCACGGGCGGGGGCGGGTGTCCGGCGTTCGGTGAGGCTCGGCGGGCGGGGCGGCTTCGGCGTACGGTGGCTGCTCGGACCCGGGTTCGGGGTGGTGCGTGTGTGCCGCCGCGGAGTCGGGGCCGTGGCCCTGTCAGCGACCTGGTGAAGGAACCATGCACCGTCCGACCAAGCGACTCACCCGCATTCTCGTCTGCGCGGCCGCCGTGCCGGCGGTTCTCGTCGTAGCCGGCTGTTCGTCCGACTCCGGCTCGGGCTCCGACGAGGGGGCGAAGAAGGGGTCGGGGGCGAAGGCGTCCGCCTCGGCCGCTCAGGGTGCGGCGAAGAAGAAGGTGGAGCCGGCGAAGTTCGCGACGCTGCCGCAGGCGTGTTCGGCGTTGTCGAAGAAGACGCTGGAGGACCTGGTCCCGAAGGGGGACAGCAAGGCGGGTTCGTCGGACGACGAGACGGCTCGGGCGAGCTGTTCGTGGTCGAGCCTGGACAACAACGGTGTGAAGGGTTCGCAGTACCGCTGGCTGAATGTCTCGTTGGTCCGGTTCGACTCTGATGTGAACCGGGGCAGTGGTGCGGAGCTGGCCGCGGACTATTTCGCGAAGCAGGTCAAGGACGCGCAGGCGACCGACGGCGCGAAGGACGTGAAGACGTCGGCGGTGTCGGGCACGGGCGACGAGGCGTCGCTGGTGCGTTACGACCGGACGTACAAGGACAAGAAGAAGGACGTCACGTCGAAGCAGCAGACGGTCGTGACGCGGGTGGCCAACGTCGTGGTGACGGTGGACTTCAATGGTTCGGGTCTGGCGGGTGACAAGACGCCGGACGCGGGTGAGCTGTCGAAGGACGCGGAGAAGGCGGCGAAGGAGCTCGTGGCCGCGGTGGAGAAGTCCGGCGAGGCGGGTTCCGGTGCGGGTGACGCGTCGGCGAGCGCTTCTCCGTCGAAGGGTGCTTCGAAGTCTCCCGATGACAAGGCGTCGAGCAAGAACTAGCTCTCGCTTCAAGGGATTTGAGGAGCCCGGCCCCTTTTGGGTGCCGGGCTCCCGGCGTACCGGCCCGCGGGGGCCGGGCGGCA
This window harbors:
- a CDS encoding CE1759 family FMN reductase, coding for MKLVVVSAGLSAPSSTRLLADRLAAATREHAGSDIDVQVIELRDLATEIAQHFVTGFPSSRLAAALDAVAASDGLIAVSPVFSASYSGLFKSFFDVIDKDALTGKPVLVGATGGTARHSLVTEHALRPLFTYLRALVLPTAVYAASEDWGDEGLDRRIARAGAELARFLAPAAAVPRPGTPDVDTAAAIAPRSLHGAITSVDPADGFQVVPFEQQLAALRAE
- a CDS encoding LLM class flavin-dependent oxidoreductase; amino-acid sequence: MQFGIFTVGDVTVDPTTGRAPTEHERIKAMLAIAQKAEEVGLDVFATGEHHNPPFVPSSPTTMLGYIAARTENLILSTSTTLITTNDPVKIAEDFAMLQHVSDGRVDVMMGRGNTGPVYPWFGKDIRDGIDLAIENYALVRRLWDEDVVTWKGKFRTPLQSFTSTPRPLDGVAPFVWHGSIRSPEIAEQAAYYGDGFFHNNIFWPASHTKQMVNLYRQRYAHYGHGTPEQAIVGLGGQVFMRKNSQDAVREFRPYFDNAPVYGHGPSLEEFTRETPLTVGSPQEVIERTLSFRDYVGDYQRQLFLMDHAGLPLKTVLEQLDLLGEEVVPVLRKEFANLKPANVPDAPTHAARVAAKNEEVKSA
- a CDS encoding TIGR03086 family metal-binding protein — encoded protein: MDSDERETVGPAEPAFGVGELMERAAGRAVPVVAAIADGDLERPTPCAQYTVKDLVNHLIQVLVQFQALAAKGESDFSGAPDFVGEDAAGWRDRFAREASALVAAWSRPGAEEGTAGAMNMPARLVGSMALLDLTVHAWDLARATDQRYEAPAEVVGPLIAAVSELGPTARRMNVFGAEVEVAASADPFVRLLAATGRRV
- a CDS encoding helix-turn-helix domain-containing protein, which encodes MERDRGRAEDQGQDTRGIVDPAALLTRVRFRRLPPAEPLRPYIEHYWLIDWDLPAPYASHIVPHPAVHLTFQWDENEGPPYGELTGVSAPGLYTRKIGGRGRVCGVKFHPGAFRPFAPETPVSHWTGRVLPYDALFPTTDIPAIVGPADDQDRVAALDAYLLPLAPAAPDPQTEQARRLVARIRTDRTVQRVADLAHDEAMSVRALQRLFAGHVGVSPKWCILRYRIHDALEAAATRTTVDWAALAADLGYADQAHLVRDFTTTIGVSPAAYAGESP
- a CDS encoding SDR family NAD(P)-dependent oxidoreductase, whose product is MAPAAASRIAVVTGASSGIGAATARQLAAAGYRVVLTARRKDRIEALAEEITAAGHDAVAYGLDVTDRAAVDEFARAFRTVGVLVNNAGGALGADPVATGDPEQWRQMYETNVLGTLNVTQALLPALTGSGDGTVVILSSTAGHATYEGGGGYVAAKHAEHVLAETLRLEIVGTPVRVIEVAPGLVKTDEFALTRFGGDREKAEKVYAGVAEPLTADDVADTITWAVTRPPHVNIDLLVVRPRAQASNTKVHREL
- a CDS encoding YnfA family protein, whose amino-acid sequence is MVVARSVVLFVLAALFEIGGAWLVWQGVREQRGWVWVGVGVIALGLYGFVATLQPDGEFGRILAAYGGVFVAGSIAWGMVADGYRPSRWDVVGAVICLVGMAVIMYAPRGD
- a CDS encoding MarR family winged helix-turn-helix transcriptional regulator, which codes for MAAYALFNQAVADHLGLHPTDLQCLNLLSLEAAPVTTGRIAELTGLTTGSATRLVDRLQKAGYVTRERDTTDRRRVLVTLVPEKTAEFGAVWDRLATDWSALFEDLENSELALITAHMKRTVAFSTTQIERLRHPHE
- a CDS encoding LAGLIDADG family homing endonuclease, which codes for MAAREPSAPHQLTFESASGFMDLEVPEYSYMFGFLQMDGHLQQGTRQRGRLSAELNIRDIGLLHRFQELTPYSSSVTERTRATNFAAESHTATWTLCSLEARTRINELGLPYGRKSKKITPPRVPFSRPDYLRGVIDADGSVGHTKDGLPFISLTTASTAIAVYLCFYTKKLTGTSRHPGRNERDGIYNVLYWKETAQALSAHLYYPGCLSLDRKRQAAESLQEWTRPADMKRSPNRRRWKEWEDRVLLKHGDASAGAEELGRSVQSCHLRLWRLRTGQVPLPQ
- a CDS encoding RtcB family protein, giving the protein MTYVEVPGAKVPIRMWTDPTSVEDAAMQQLRNVATLPWIKGLAVMPDVHYGKGATVGSVIAMQGAVCPAAVGVDIGCGMSAVKTSLTANDLPGDLSRLRSKIEQAIPVGRGMHDEAVDPTRLHGFSTAPWEDFWGRFEGVADAVKFREGRARKQMGTLGSGNHFAEVNVCDSGSVWLMLHSGSRNIGKELADHHIGVAQSLPHNQNLVDRDLAVFISDTPQMAAYRNDLYWAQEYARYNRTLMMNLFKDVIRREFKKAKVSFAPEISAHHNYVSEERYDGMDLLVTRKGAIRAGSGEYGIIPGSMGTGSYIVKGLGNAASFNSASHGAGRKMSRNAAKKRFSTRDLEEQTRGVECRKDSGVVDEIPGAYKPIEQVIEQQRDLVEVVAKLKQVVCVKG
- a CDS encoding DUF3558 domain-containing protein; this translates as MQRKSYAYVPGVAVLLTVLLAGCTGSPDSGDGGDDAKPGEVSASAPAAKPGRYRTLPEPCAQPERATLDEMLPGIAEVPDQRQREKAYEGTASATYDTDRRVGCSWKDDSAEGGVHRLTLDFERVVSYDARVSDDARAEGVYVAKAGRAGLEVTPTESPEGSAGTDSASPDASGAPGSSKGASASASGSPAKTAKGKKEKKGDADASSEAPSADEAELGPRLLDDLGDEAFLNDVLAGPEAAQRRTVTVVFRTSNALVTVEYEAQSALSGEVPDSKEMQDTARELARTLVGKFGE
- a CDS encoding DUF3558 domain-containing protein — its product is MHRPTKRLTRILVCAAAVPAVLVVAGCSSDSGSGSDEGAKKGSGAKASASAAQGAAKKKVEPAKFATLPQACSALSKKTLEDLVPKGDSKAGSSDDETARASCSWSSLDNNGVKGSQYRWLNVSLVRFDSDVNRGSGAELAADYFAKQVKDAQATDGAKDVKTSAVSGTGDEASLVRYDRTYKDKKKDVTSKQQTVVTRVANVVVTVDFNGSGLAGDKTPDAGELSKDAEKAAKELVAAVEKSGEAGSGAGDASASASPSKGASKSPDDKASSKN